The Silene latifolia isolate original U9 population chromosome Y, ASM4854445v1, whole genome shotgun sequence sequence tacgtgcaatttatatagtctttttagtcttatATTGCACGCATTTATATGCCTTTTTGTATCGTTATgaattgcaaaatgccccgaattggctaatttggtttgttttgtctaatttgcagaaatgaacctgaaagtggtgaaaccgcgCCCTATTCGTCCTGTTTAGCATGCATTATGAGGAGACGAGAGATATTGGAGCGAGAGTCATGTCTTGGAGTGCGTGAAGAATGGTCATTTGAAGCTGCCAAAGACGAGTTAGAGGCTGACTTGgtggaaaagcactcgatcgaaaagACTtggggtcgatcgagtggtttggctaaCACGaggattcgatcgagtgattctatctgctcgatcgaaatggtgattattggagttcctcgatcgatagctttatctactcgatcgagaggaaatgctggagaagacctcgatcgagtggtctgaatccactcgatcgagaggtttactaGCTTATGCGGGTTTACTAAGCCCGtgttgttgtattttattaagTATTACGCTTCCCTGTATAAGGAAGTCGTAATTAGGTTTTTAATGATCTTTTCACATACTTTTCACTGCTTAAACTTCTGAATCTCTTAATTACTCTTAATCTCGTACTTTGCTTTTgtggattgatctttacgccggattgctatagattgtaatcattctttctTCCTTAATTTATTCTTAAtactttgtttgctttaattcttgtctctcctATTTAATTTTGCCCTAATCTCGTTTATGCTTAATTGTTATTATTTCAATATGTCTTTTATTAGCATtcttatcattattattgttgacacccttaataacatgagtagctaatcctctctatgttaggactagggaatccatggtaggattgtgacgatatagcgaataggctagataatatacatgtgagaatctgtccccatagcatttttttggtagaatgtgagCTTTGTATTAATAATAAAAGGATTACATCATAATCATTCTACAAGAAATTCCAACCTTCATCTAAGCTAAGTACAATAGGAACATTTAATATTTATGCTACTTAGCCAACCATAATCACTAGGCATAGTACAATTCCTAAGTTTCAGCACTAGCCTTCCATGAACTTGCCCTCGAACCTTTGAATCAATCTTTCAGGCCTGCAAATAGATAATTCCAACCGAGCAGAGTTCCTTTCCATCCAAATAGCATACAAGACTGCACTTTTAACTACCCTGCAAACCCTCATCTGCAACTTAGAATAAGAACCAGACGGGTCCATGATCTTCAACTGCAGCCACTGTTCTAACCCTGCAAAAAGTTTGGAAGCATAGACACAGTCCCTGAATAGGTGATCATGTGTCTCCTCCCCCATCTCACAAATGACACAATTAGCAGTAGAAACCAGGCCTAGCTTATACAGTTTAGATCTTGTGTTTAAAGCATTCCTATGAATAAGCCAACCAACAAAAGCTTGCTTAGGGAGAACCCAAGTATCCCAGACAGACTGATACCATGGAACAGGTGGGTGCACAACCTGTAACCACTGATATCCTGAACTAATAGAGTAACCACCAGTAGATGCAACCAAAGAAGCCAGTGATTACCCCCGATAACCACCAGCTAACCTATCCTTGATCTTGCAAATGTTCCTCTAATTCCAATTAGAATCAGGAGGAGGATGATATGTTTCCCAATCAGGAGGAGGATGATATGTTTCccaatctgtccccatagcaatttaattgtaacatCAATTTAGTtcagtgcacgcttctaaattacattaatctggttaactttactcctggatcggacgattggaataaatagacctgctatgaacagtagactatcctaatgaggacggaagttaagttagtggaaatctaggatagaaagtggaacggaaggacctttcccttatccttctcacaatagattgtctaggctatttgcaactgagtcgatagactaccatgatTAACCGAAATCCTAGCATACTTTCTCTTATTTGATCATTCCTATCGTATTTTCTCACTTTTATTGCTCtcattttatttctctttcctttaatctttagtagtttagaaatcaaattaaaACCCCACCATATTGTGACTCAAATAGACTGACCTTtagacagatatcttgcctccctgtggagaatcgaccctacttatcactagtttccgttagtatatttaggtttatttttggtacacaaaCGACAGTATCACTAGTTAAGCCTGCCTagacctaccctgacctgatttcgctttgcgcaaaatccatacaaaacaatcATCTTTCAAAATGTGATATGATATGTAAATCTACTCATCCAATTTTCCGTATCCTACCACACACATGTGAGAGCCTATATCATGCAAAAGTCTATCAACAACCACATCATCCATGTAATCACTAAATATTGCCTATGTCGTTCACCCCTActtgtaaccacccacgtagtgaccaaccgagacaataggcactagttttgatatgagggcgcccactcatccaaaatcgatctcctattgtactcatgacGGGTTccttttattagacacacctaggttcattttgattcattggtttaggttccaaaatcgaagctctgataccactttgtaacacccctctcttacccggccaaggtaattgagagatgttaccatctcggtttcccgaggcggtgcttcggagatacaatcaagaaacatttattataattaataggtttagtgaattacataaccataaatgaataaataaaaagaatacaactcatgactactatctaTGTTATCTATCAACTATCCAAGTACTCGACTCCAAGTCAAAAGCGCGTCCCGCCTCCCGCGTGACACCAACAccacctgtactcaacctgctccccatatgatcggaaatatcatatggatcgacacaggccactccggaaataggtgacatttacacagacacacaaacgtccgtttcaataaataaacataTGACACGACATGATAAATATATATATGCAACATGCCAACTATATGAATGAGACACGATTATGCCATCACcacgccggtaccgggacacgcccagacgtacccacaaccaccggtgccacagacacgcccacgacaccacaactCACCACAAGGTACCGGGActcgcccagacgtaccgggtctggaagccaaccggatcccctgccagacgtcgtgcctcaaacACACGTGTCCCTCCAAaatcaagccattaatgtgcaaaCCCCCcatggagtgggaagctccaagaggcgacccgagcgcaagacggtttcccaaccgtcttacgtctcctcaacaatcaagTACCACCATCAAAGACCTCCAACACAACATAATTACAATCATATATGACAAATGGAAAAACAACATTAAACATATGACTAATTCATGAATTCAATACCAACATGTTATGAATAACAATCCCTCGAATACCAATATGACATACCAACCGACTCACAAATGTACTAGTGAGGAAAGACACACAAACATGcatacacaatattgaaaccaagtaggataacctaccttttcgcATTCTTCACAAGTTACTCGATtccgtctcataaaaccgtctcatcctaaatAAATCATACACCACTATCACAATGTATTCTACACTACAATAATAAAAAAACCCTTTATTATTTACTCATATTACATAAGCTATCACAATGGCTGTAATTGTAACATGAATTTGTTTGCAGCGGAATTGTTGTATTATATTAAGTATGTCGTGTAAATAGATCAGAAAACAAGGAATTATTGTTGATATTTGCGTGAATTGGAACAAAGAACATGATAGATAAGTGAAACCCtgttctaacctcgcaaggttatagctcgTTTAATGGCttcttttcattgtttatgtGTTAGTTATGAACCCAAGGACCTTAACAGAAGAGCTCATGGCCTTACTTGACTGGCTATGAGAATGTAATaggaatctttttttttttttcggttgccaaaaaaacaaaaacaaactggAAAGAATAATTATCGGGCAAGCCTCCTTATAGAATGATACAATTTTAATGTTTTCTTTATATATTCTTAAGTTATAGTTGTAAAAAGCAAATGTATTACGCACGTGTAGGCAAACAAAGCAAAGTGAAACTTTTCAACATTATGCTCAAGATTGAGGCATGAGTCCCCTTGAAAATTAAACTAGAATTTGTGCAAATTGCacggaatttttttttaaaactttatTATTATATCATGATTAAATGTACTTAATATTACTCGGTATCACGCGTAAGTGGTGAATAACCCCTTTTAGCTTgtacaaaagtgaaattcaacccaaattttactttttcaaccaaaagcacaATATTCACATCACAACAAAAAAGTCATTTTATATGCTTATACGATTattataaattttaaaaaaaaaaccgatTCATTTTACAATGAATAAAAAATACTTGCATGAGTTTTATAAAATTGGAATTTTATtgataaactattctcatatgtATATAGTTTGTATTAAAATGGTACaaactaattaaaataataaacatATTCACTATATTCTCATAATAATATGTTGAAGGCTGAAAATAGCAATTGTGTTTGATTTCACTTTTTTTTGTCAAATTTATGGGGCCTAATCACTATATTTGTAACTTGCGGAGCTTAGTCTGGTCAAAGTTAAGGGGCAAATTTACTGCTTTTACGAGAGTTCATATAATGTAATCACACCCTTGTCTAAAGAACAAACGTCATATAATTTACCTTGTGTTACGCTAAATTTGAAACAGAAAATACctaaaaaaatacacataatgAAATGAAAATTGCTATAAATCAAAACCTCGTAACTTTTTAACCACAATTCTGCCAAAAGTAATAATACTAAGTACTCGATCTATTAGTAATCAGTAGGTAATCAACATTCTTTTTATATCAATTGTTAGACATTTAACAGAGGAAAACGGGCATGGTTGACCGATGGAGATTAAGAAGAGAAGTAAAATGGATGAGTTAGTTAAGTTGTTACTCAAAAGAGGGAAGTGGGAGGTCTAAATAATGACGGTTAGAAGAGTAGAGTTCCTCTAATGTTTGTAAAGTTGAAATAATGTTATTGCTtgctttaataaattttttttttctatagcATTTTGTATTTAATTACCATTATCGTAGTTAGATTACTGTTTTTAGATCATTTGTTTTACTTGATAACCTCATTATATTTGATTTATCGAAATGCATATTAACATATTACATGGCTAATTATTGTTTTAATTTcgattgatttttgaaaatttagtCCTTACTGATTAAACAATTACATGTAATTTGTTGACATACTGTCTATATTGAATTGGCTAATTATGTAATTAAAACTTACTCTCTCTTCATCCTTCTCATCataaattaatatatatatatatatatatatatatatatatatatatatatatataggcaggatccggtgagtttgccacttttcgtgagttacccccgcatttatataccattggatctagaacaagatcaagggctgagattaaccacacaaaaatacacaaccttaatttttctttctctcttccaGTTCATTCTTGTTCTACGTTACCCTGCTTACTATTTTTTCCCCTCCCTTTCTTCATTCTTCCCCTCTTTTTTCCTATTTTCTTCCAATTTATGGCATAATCCAATCAAAGTTTCTCAAAACTTGAGTAATTCAAGTTGAAAACACAAAATTAATTCATTATCTTCATTCAATTTGATTAATACACGCATCAATCGTCAGTTTTTGTCCAAAATTTGCAGAAACCCTAGCGCAAATTGACAAAACGAAGGTAAATGTAGATTATGTAAGTGAATATATGTTATTTTGCGAGTTATTTCAATTGTTACTCCGTTAATATGTTTGTCTATCATACCGTTGGCATTTGATTAGtgatttattatcataatcctGAAAAATTGTTGGTAATATAACTTAGCACACCAATTGTATGTTATAATGTCTAGTTCAatatagaaactcagttattgtaatgaagaaacgtggttatttaatagttattcaaatgcgtaaactcgattattgtaatgtagaaactcgattattgtaataTAGGATGTCGATTATTTTAATGTATAAACTCGTTATGGTATGTAGAAACTctgatatttgtagttattgtaatgtagaaactcgattattgtaatgaataaagtcAGTTATTCTATATGTGATTCAGTTATTCACTCGTTAGTTGTTTAAACTCAATTACAGTTATTTTATAgtctagttattataatatattgaCCGAGTCATTCTATATGATATTCTGTTAAGTTATATTCTtctttttggtgatttgcagaTTGAATCAGGATAGACGCGGATAATTGACgttcaatggaaaaattgatgtatatacttggtcatttgttgttagctttcatcttgtttaattgaatagctcaattattgtaatgtagaaactcagttattgtaatgtagaaaagctcggctattgtaatgtagaaactctggtatttgtaattattccaatgtagaaactcagttattgtaatgtagaaactcagttattgtaatgtaaaactctggtatttgtagttattgtaatgtagaaactcggttattgtaatgagtaaattgtgttattgtattaagatgaaactcaaatatattcaaatATCTATCGTGTGTTTGTTTTCATCTTCTTTAATTGAATAACTAGTCATTTCCATTCAATCAATCATTGAGATTGGTTAATGCAATtgcaaaatctgaaaaatgaaataatCATATATAACATGGCTAAAACAAATCACTTACTTTTATTATATAACTATTTTGTTTCCAACACATTACACTTAAATATCTCCAACAAATTATAGCTTAGCATCATCATCATTATATCTAAGCATTTCAAATAATACATCTAACAATAGTACAtcacaaatattacatatatttatctcTATTACAACGTCTAAAAATATTTCTTCCAACGAGAACCGTGTCTTGCCGTTGTGTTCACGTTTCTTCCACCGATATTTCTTCCCGACGAGAACCATGTCTTGCCTATTGATGTGGGCTGAACTAGCAGACAACAAAAGCtcactgaaagaaataaaaacaaaaagggagTAAGTTATAAATTACTATACAACTATAACCAGATTATATAAGACCACAACAATAATTACAAATTTaaataactaagttaaaacaatacaataattgaggTGTAATATTACTATAAGCAACTTAAACAGATTATATAAGAAGACGTCATCTTGCAACAACTCTAATTTGAAATAACTaatttaaaacaatacaataattaagtttgaataatacaataattcggttaaagcaatacaataatcgttgttaatgattaaaacaaagaaaaaaaaagtaatcgcaaaatacaataatcgagtttgtataatacaataacagTAAAACCACTATAAAATAATCGGATATTTTAGAGAAGTAAAGTATACTATTATAACCGACTATAAGCATATTATATGAGACCACAATAATAACTCCAAATTGAAATAACTAagctaaaacaatacaataattgaggtgtaatattattataaccaacctaaacagattatataagaatacgccatcttacaacaactttaatttgaaacaactaagttaaaacaatacaataactaagtttgaataatacaataactcggttaaagcaatacaataactattattaaTAGAATATATTCAAACATAGCAAACAAGAAGtaaatacaaaatacaaaatacaataattgagtttgaataatacaataactcggttaaagtaatacaataaatCGCTATTATTAAGATTAACAGAGAATTCGAGATATTATCAAAGATACAAAAACACAATTGAATAAAAAAACCTACTCAAACACCTTACAAACAAGATGAAAATGCACAAATCATTTAGAATTCTCATCTCAAACTCAAAACCTTAGAAATTATTGGCAAAAACAATGAgagaacaagtaatttaacaacaaagacataagaACAAGCAGATATACAACGAATCAACGAAATTGAAACGAACATTAGATAAGAACGATAATGAAAACGCACAAATCAGATCTGgaaaaacaaaattagtacttaccTATTGTGAAATTGAAGAGAAATACGAAGATGAGGCGAAAGTGACGACGAAATCTCCTTAATTGATGACGAATTTGAATGAGTATGATGAAGACTGAGTTTGTAGTCAGAATTTGAACGAAATTGATGAAGATTGAATTTCATAATTCTtatcgattctttttttttttttggttttttagaggttgaaggaggagagagagtgATTTTTTCTAATAATGGGGGATATTGAGGAAAAAGTGGGTATTTGTAGGTTGGGTAAGATCtaatctcagccatccatcttagattagattagtggttcagatttagaggggtaactcaccaaaaaaaccaaactcatatgatcctatttatatatatatatatatatatatatatatatatatatatatatatatatatatatatatatatatatatagagagagagagagagagagagagagagagagagagattatcttgtgagttttgtttcttaaggtgagttgtgagtttgcgttttaaaatctcaaccactagattatattagacatgaatggccaagatctaatcttacatgtcatataaaaccactgttatttatttattttctcttttttctagtgctactctttttttttaacttttttttttgtacatcgtgttattatgctttttttttttttacaactttgatttttttctctaattttctcattatgttacctttttttctttttcttattgtgatgttattcaggtgtcactttgatttttgtactactttgattttttttactactttgattttttaccgcatgttattgtgctgttattctggcggtactgttattctggtgttattgtgatgttattccggtgtcactttgattttttttaactacttttgattttttactcttttttttaccacgtgttattgtgctgttattctggtggtattgttattctggtgttattgtaatgttattccggtgtcactttgattttttttactcttttttactctttttttaccatatgttattgtgttgttattgtgatgttattccgattctgttggtattgttattctggtgttattgtgatgttattccggtgtcactttgattttttttactactttgatttttttactcttttttttttaccgtatgttattgtgctattattctggtgttattgttattcttctgttattgtgatgttattccgatgtcactttgatttttttaacttttttttccCGTGTTATTGAGatattattgtagtgttattgtggtgttattcttctgttattgtgatgttattcttctGTTATTTTCAccttctctaattttctcattattcaAATATATGCCATTGTTATTCCGTGTTACTCTTATGTTA is a genomic window containing:
- the LOC141630604 gene encoding uncharacterized protein LOC141630604; the encoded protein is MDDVVVDRLLHDIGSHISGYQWLQVVHPPVPWYQSVWDTWVLPKQAFVGWLIHRNALNTRSKLYKLGLVSTANCVICEMGEETHDHLFRDCVYASKLFAGLEQWLQLKIMDPSGSYSKLQMRVCRVVKSAVLYAIWMERNSARLELSICRPERLIQRFEGKFMEG